The following coding sequences lie in one Sorex araneus isolate mSorAra2 chromosome 4, mSorAra2.pri, whole genome shotgun sequence genomic window:
- the LOC101555655 gene encoding ATP-sensitive inward rectifier potassium channel 12, which yields MTAAGRANPYSIVSSEEDGLHLVTMSGANGFGNGKVHTRRRCRNRFVKKNGQCNIEFANMDEKSQRYLADMFTTCVDIRWRYMLLIFSLAFLASWLLFGVIFWVIAVAHGDLEPAEGRGSRTPCVMQVHGFMAAFLFSIETQTTIGYGLRCVTEECPVAVFMVVAQSIVGCIIDSFMIGAIMAKMARPKNRAQTLLFSHNAVVALRDGKLCLMWRVGNLRKSHIVEAHVRAQLIKPRVTEEGEYIPLDQIDIDVGFDKGLDRIFLVSPITILHEIDEASPLFGISRQDLETDDFEIVVILEGMVEATAMTTQARSSYLANEILWGHRFEPVLFEEKNQYKIDYSHFHKTYEVPSTPRCSAKDLVENKFLLPSANSFCYENELAFLSRDEEDEVDGDQDGRSPQARHDFDRPQAVGGGSSALEQRPYRRESEI from the coding sequence atgACCGCAGCTGGCCGGGCCAACCCCTACAGCATCGTGTCATCGGAGGAGGACGGGCTGCACCTGGTCACCATGTCGGGTGCCAACGGCTTCGGCAACGGCAAGGTGCACACGCGGCGCCGGTGCCGGAACCGCTTCGTCAAGAAGAACGGCCAATGCAACATCGAGTTCGCCAACATGGACGAGAAGTCGCAGCGGTACCTGGCCGACATGTTCACCACCTGCGTGGACATCCGCTGGCGCTACATGCTGCTCATCTTCTCGCTGGCCTTCCTCGCCTCCTGGCTGCTCTTCGGCGTCATCTTCTGGGTCATCGCGGTGGCGCACGGCGACCTGGAGCCGGCCGAGGGCCGGGGGTCACGCACGCCCTGCGTCATGCAGGTGCACGGCTTCATGGCCGCCTTCCTCTTCTCCATCGAGACGCAGACCACCATCGGCTACGGGCTGCGCTGCGTCACCGAGGAGTGCCCGGTGGCCGTGTTCATGGTGGTGGCACAGTCCATCGTGGGCTGCATCATCGACTCCTTCATGATCGGGGCCATCATGGCCAAGATGGCCCGGCCCAAGAACCGCGCGCAGACGCTGCTCTTCAGCCACAACGCGGTGGTGGCGCTGCGCGACGGCAAGCTCTGCCTCATGTGGCGCGTGGGCAACCTGCGCAAGAGCCACATCGTGGAGGCGCACGTGCGCGCGCAGCTCATCAAGCCGCGCGTCACCGAGGAGGGCGAGTACATCCCGCTGGACCAGATCGACATCGACGTGGGCTTCGACAAGGGCCTGGACCGCATCTTCCTGGTGTCGCCCATCACCATCCTGCACGAGATCGACGAGGCCAGCCCGCTCTTCGGCATCAGCCGGCAGGACCTGGAGACAGACGACTTCGAGATCGTGGTCATCCTGGAGGGCATGGTGGAGGCCACGGCCATGACCACGCAGGCGCGCAGCTCCTACCTGGCCAACGAGATCCTGTGGGGCCACCGCTTCGAGCCCGTGCTCTTCGAGGAGAAGAACCAGTACAAGATCGACTATTCCCACTTCCATAAGACCTACGAGGTGCCGTCCACGCCGCGCTGCAGTGCCAAGGACCTGGTGGAGAACAAGTTTCTGCTGCCCAGCGCCAACTCCTTCTGCTACGAGAACGAGCTGGCCTTTCTGAGCcgggacgaggaggacgaggtgGACGGCGATCAGGACGGCCGCAGCCCCCAGGCCAGGCATGACTTCGACAGACCccaggctgtgggtgggggcagcagcGCCCTGGAGCAGAGGCCCTACAGGCGGGAGTCGGAAATCtga